The Parashewanella spongiae genome has a window encoding:
- a CDS encoding secretion protein — MDPVTNYLTKLGVDIKPAYFGSSNYEWGKCWDTPQWTLIYRLDENALTVCEFTSKDKASGISSAVLQMVEQLKRLKKNVAEVSNVRGRVLLDNGSAQERERHQVFHDILLKQGAKEIDQEDGSWIVY, encoded by the coding sequence ATGGATCCAGTAACAAATTATTTAACAAAACTAGGTGTCGACATTAAACCCGCCTATTTTGGCAGCAGTAATTATGAGTGGGGTAAATGTTGGGACACACCACAGTGGACACTTATTTATCGTCTCGATGAAAACGCGCTCACCGTTTGTGAATTTACAAGTAAAGATAAAGCATCAGGAATAAGCAGCGCTGTTTTACAGATGGTTGAACAGCTGAAACGCCTTAAAAAAAATGTAGCCGAAGTCTCAAACGTAAGAGGACGAGTTCTGCTTGATAATGGATCGGCCCAAGAACGTGAAAGACACCAAGTTTTCCATGATATTTTACTCAAGCAGGGTGCTAAAGAAATTGATCAAGAAGACGGCAGCTGGATAGTTTATTAA